Proteins from a genomic interval of Kitasatospora herbaricolor:
- a CDS encoding cation transporting ATPase C-terminal domain-containing protein, whose translation MQILAVDLGTDTLPALALGRERAEPGLMDRPPRRRDEKVIQRSMLARAWGFLGLVSACLVMGGFLLTLTLGGWHPGDPTGPGTALHLTYRQATTVTWLGIVACQIGTAFAARTERASLRSIGVLSNRQLLVGIGFSLAFAATIVYLPLLHHVFGTAALSPAQLAFVAPFPFVVWGADELRRALVRRRPAAAAKPAGTTAAPAHTPVTASAHHPVAVLLARHGWSAHRLHHALGVSEEAAKDIVSHARQVAAEHGRRPP comes from the coding sequence ATGCAGATCCTGGCCGTCGACCTGGGCACCGACACCCTCCCCGCACTCGCGCTGGGCCGTGAACGCGCCGAACCCGGCCTGATGGACCGCCCCCCGCGCCGGCGGGACGAGAAGGTGATCCAACGCTCCATGCTGGCACGGGCCTGGGGCTTCCTCGGCCTGGTCTCGGCCTGCCTGGTGATGGGCGGCTTCCTGCTCACCCTGACCCTGGGCGGCTGGCACCCCGGCGACCCGACCGGCCCCGGCACCGCCCTGCACCTGACGTACCGGCAGGCCACCACCGTCACCTGGCTCGGCATCGTCGCCTGCCAGATCGGCACCGCCTTCGCCGCCCGGACCGAGCGCGCCTCGCTGCGCTCCATCGGTGTCCTGAGCAACCGGCAGCTGCTGGTGGGCATCGGCTTCTCGCTCGCCTTCGCCGCCACGATCGTCTACCTCCCCCTGCTGCACCACGTGTTCGGAACGGCGGCGCTCAGCCCCGCGCAACTGGCGTTCGTGGCACCGTTCCCCTTCGTCGTCTGGGGCGCGGACGAGCTGCGGAGGGCTCTGGTGCGCCGCCGCCCGGCCGCTGCCGCGAAGCCCGCGGGCACAACCGCAGCTCCGGCGCACACCCCCGTCACGGCTTCGGCCCATCACCCGGTCGCCGTCCTGCTGGCACGCCACGGCTGGAGCGCGCACCGGCTCCACCACGCGCTCGGCGTCAGCGAGGAGGCAGCGAAGGACATCGTCTCCCATGCCCGTCAGGTGGCCGCCGAGCACGGGCGCCGGCCGCCCTGA
- a CDS encoding cation-translocating P-type ATPase: MRIDSPGTLRQSTDRPPDGGDAPDPREPIALLFRDLRTSAQGLPDREADRRQAVYGPNTLTARGGRRRPRELAQQFTHPLALLLALAAVLAAVSGAPALAVAIAAVILLNAALAFAQEQQAEKAVEALAAFLPELATVIRDRVRREVPATSLVPGDVLVVEEGERISADARLLSGGVEVDLSALTGESAPVFRSAELVDVEGSLLDARDLLFSGTSCTGGQAQAVVTATGMHTELGRIAALSQRTRREESPLERQVKRAARLIALVAIGVGFTFLPVGLAAGLSLAAAVSFAIGLLVANVPEGLLPTITLSLASGVRDLARRGAVVKRLSAVETLGSTTVVCTDKTGTLTENRMLATAVWTPGGQCAVDVPVPAPPEVRLLAASAAACTTARPEAGHGDPTELALLDLAERLGVACPPERRDTDRRAMFRFDPRIKLMTTADSEDGTVVLHTKGAPEEVLARADRLLDEGSQRPLTPADRSGVVSAVGDLAARGLRVLGVARRPLPPGQAPPGRREDAERHLCLIGLIAMADPARPEVAGAITLAHRAGITVHVVTGDNGMTAAAIAGQVGIGRGGSRIVTGTELTAMGERELDTLLARGEEVIFARTSPEAKLRIADALRAEGHTVAMTGDGVNDAPALRRADIGVAMGRSGTDVARESATMVLTDDNFATIVAAVEAGRRTYDNIRKFIVYIFAHAVPEVVPFLVFALAGGTIPLPSR, from the coding sequence CGACCGCCGGACGGCGGGGACGCGCCGGACCCGCGTGAACCGATCGCCCTCCTCTTCCGGGACCTACGCACCTCGGCGCAGGGCCTGCCGGATCGCGAGGCGGACCGCCGCCAGGCCGTGTACGGTCCCAACACGCTGACCGCGCGCGGCGGACGACGCCGGCCCCGGGAACTCGCACAGCAGTTCACCCACCCGCTCGCCCTGCTGCTGGCGCTCGCGGCGGTCCTCGCCGCCGTCAGCGGGGCGCCGGCCCTCGCGGTGGCGATCGCGGCCGTGATCCTGCTGAACGCCGCGCTCGCCTTCGCGCAGGAACAGCAGGCCGAGAAGGCCGTGGAGGCGCTGGCCGCCTTCCTCCCGGAACTGGCGACCGTGATCCGCGACCGGGTGCGACGGGAAGTACCGGCCACGTCGCTCGTCCCCGGCGACGTGCTGGTGGTCGAGGAGGGCGAGCGGATCTCCGCCGACGCCCGGCTGCTGTCCGGAGGCGTGGAGGTCGACCTGTCGGCGTTGACCGGTGAGTCGGCGCCGGTTTTCCGCTCCGCGGAGCTGGTGGACGTCGAGGGTTCCCTGCTGGACGCGCGCGACCTGCTGTTCTCCGGAACGTCCTGCACCGGCGGCCAGGCGCAGGCCGTGGTCACCGCCACCGGGATGCACACCGAGCTGGGCAGGATCGCCGCGCTGAGCCAGCGCACCCGGCGTGAGGAGAGCCCGCTGGAACGCCAGGTCAAGCGGGCCGCGCGGCTGATCGCACTGGTGGCGATCGGGGTGGGGTTCACCTTCCTGCCGGTCGGCCTCGCCGCGGGCCTGTCACTCGCCGCCGCGGTGAGCTTCGCGATCGGCCTGCTGGTCGCCAACGTACCCGAGGGACTGCTCCCTACAATCACCCTGTCGCTCGCCTCCGGTGTCCGGGACCTCGCCAGGCGTGGGGCAGTGGTCAAGCGCCTCTCCGCCGTCGAGACCCTCGGTTCGACCACGGTCGTCTGTACCGACAAGACGGGGACCCTGACCGAGAACCGGATGCTCGCCACGGCCGTCTGGACGCCGGGCGGCCAATGCGCCGTAGACGTCCCGGTGCCTGCACCGCCGGAGGTCCGGCTGCTGGCGGCCTCCGCGGCGGCCTGCACGACGGCCCGCCCGGAGGCCGGTCATGGCGACCCCACCGAGCTTGCGCTGCTCGACCTGGCCGAACGGCTCGGCGTGGCGTGCCCGCCCGAGCGACGCGACACCGACCGGCGGGCGATGTTCCGCTTCGATCCCCGGATCAAACTGATGACGACGGCGGACTCCGAGGACGGCACGGTCGTCCTGCACACCAAGGGCGCGCCCGAGGAGGTCCTCGCCCGCGCCGACCGCCTCCTCGACGAGGGTTCGCAGCGGCCCCTCACCCCGGCCGACCGGAGCGGGGTGGTCAGCGCCGTCGGCGACCTGGCAGCCCGGGGACTGCGGGTGCTCGGCGTGGCCCGACGGCCGCTGCCACCCGGCCAGGCACCCCCCGGCCGGCGCGAGGACGCCGAGCGGCACCTGTGCCTCATCGGCCTGATCGCGATGGCCGACCCGGCCCGGCCCGAGGTCGCCGGCGCGATCACCCTCGCCCATCGCGCCGGGATCACCGTCCACGTCGTCACCGGCGACAACGGCATGACCGCCGCCGCGATCGCCGGCCAGGTGGGTATCGGCCGTGGCGGATCCCGGATCGTCACCGGAACCGAACTGACGGCCATGGGCGAGCGGGAGCTGGACACGCTGCTCGCCCGCGGCGAGGAGGTGATCTTCGCCCGCACCTCCCCCGAGGCCAAACTGCGGATCGCGGACGCGCTGCGCGCCGAGGGCCACACGGTCGCGATGACCGGCGACGGGGTGAACGACGCACCCGCCCTGCGGCGCGCCGACATCGGCGTGGCCATGGGACGCTCCGGCACCGACGTCGCCCGCGAGTCGGCCACCATGGTGCTCACCGACGACAACTTCGCCACCATCGTCGCGGCCGTCGAGGCGGGCCGGCGGACGTACGACAACATCCGTAAGTTCATCGTCTACATCTTCGCCCACGCCGTCCCCGAGGTGGTGCCGTTCCTGGTCTTCGCCCTCGCGGGCGGCACGATTCCGCTGCCCTCACGGTGA